The Anaerolineae bacterium genome includes a window with the following:
- a CDS encoding sugar ABC transporter permease, with protein sequence MFPLPSLSSFTRWCRRGNPPRRYQTSGTKGVSPVARSQWLWRIGFLALPLILYMVIVIAPLAYSFFFSLTDWNGFNPEYNFVGLGNFERIFSDPLFGNAIKNTVIWIAVALTVPVLGGLGLALILHEGMRGANLYKSLFYLPICLSLAVIGQIWIWIYQPRWGLLNLTLNGIGLEDLSRAWLADPGTALSSVILAWVWQQLGLGMVIFLAGLTAVPTELTDAAQIDGANYWQTLRHVVVPLLQPSTVVVVALAVINSLKSFDIVYIMTGGGPFHSSDTLAMFMYHESFKKYYMGYGSAISVVLFMIAVTVIAFYFRQIRALEHLYD encoded by the coding sequence ATGTTCCCCCTGCCCTCATTGTCCAGCTTTACGCGCTGGTGCCGCAGGGGAAACCCGCCCCGGCGGTACCAGACCAGCGGTACAAAAGGAGTGTCCCCGGTGGCTCGATCACAATGGCTGTGGCGGATTGGCTTCCTGGCGCTGCCACTCATCCTGTACATGGTGATCGTCATCGCTCCGCTCGCCTACTCCTTCTTTTTCAGCCTGACCGACTGGAACGGCTTCAACCCGGAGTACAACTTTGTCGGGCTGGGTAACTTCGAACGCATCTTCAGCGACCCGCTCTTTGGCAACGCCATCAAAAACACAGTGATCTGGATTGCGGTCGCGTTGACCGTGCCGGTGCTGGGTGGCCTAGGACTGGCCCTGATCCTGCATGAGGGGATGCGCGGCGCTAACCTGTACAAGTCGCTGTTCTACCTGCCCATCTGCCTATCGCTGGCCGTGATCGGTCAGATCTGGATCTGGATTTACCAACCACGCTGGGGACTGCTCAACCTGACCCTGAATGGGATCGGCCTGGAAGACCTCTCCCGCGCCTGGTTAGCTGACCCCGGCACAGCCCTGTCTTCGGTGATTCTGGCCTGGGTCTGGCAGCAGCTCGGCCTGGGAATGGTCATCTTCCTGGCCGGGCTGACCGCCGTGCCAACCGAATTGACCGACGCCGCCCAGATCGATGGCGCTAACTACTGGCAGACCCTGCGCCACGTGGTGGTACCGCTGCTGCAGCCTTCCACGGTGGTAGTTGTGGCTCTGGCGGTGATCAACTCCCTCAAGAGCTTTGACATTGTGTACATCATGACCGGCGGCGGGCCGTTTCATTCCTCCGACACGCTGGCCATGTTCATGTACCACGAGTCGTTCAAGAAGTACTACATGGGTTACGGCAGTGCGATTTCGGTCGTGCTTTTCATGATTGCGGTGACCGTCATCGCCTTCTATTTCCGTCAGATTCGGGCGCTGGAGCACCTGTATGACTGA
- a CDS encoding carbohydrate ABC transporter permease: MTRRRVLQAVLYLLLTVLVILYSMPSIGVLITSFKSDAEISRGGLWSVPAQLNFANYQEAWVNGNVRTYALNSFLVTIPATVLSIALGVLLGYVFSQLPFRGSEALFILIVAGMFFPPQIVLVPLFRLFNTVGLYNTLWPMIIVHVAFGLPICTLITRNFFATVPSALREAAIIDGANEGQILVRVMLPISLPALAVLATLQFTWIWNDFLWPLIFTQSDSSRTIMVGLISLKGQYSVAWGVQGAMSVIASIPTLFIFIFFQRYFISGLTLGAVKG, encoded by the coding sequence ATGACCCGGCGGCGTGTGCTTCAGGCTGTGCTCTACCTGCTGCTGACTGTCCTGGTGATTCTCTATTCGATGCCCAGCATTGGCGTGCTGATCACCTCTTTCAAATCGGACGCCGAGATCTCGCGGGGCGGGCTATGGTCAGTACCAGCGCAACTCAACTTTGCCAACTACCAGGAAGCCTGGGTCAACGGCAACGTGCGCACCTACGCACTCAACTCCTTCCTGGTGACCATCCCGGCGACTGTGCTCTCCATCGCCCTCGGTGTGCTGCTGGGATATGTCTTCAGCCAGCTTCCCTTCCGCGGCAGCGAGGCGCTGTTCATCCTGATCGTCGCCGGGATGTTCTTCCCGCCCCAGATTGTCCTGGTGCCCCTGTTCCGGTTGTTCAACACCGTTGGCCTGTACAACACCCTGTGGCCGATGATCATCGTCCACGTGGCCTTCGGGCTGCCGATCTGCACCCTGATCACGCGCAACTTCTTCGCCACTGTGCCTTCTGCGCTGCGGGAAGCGGCGATCATCGATGGCGCTAACGAGGGCCAGATTCTGGTCAGGGTCATGTTGCCGATCAGCCTGCCTGCGCTGGCAGTGCTGGCCACCCTGCAATTCACCTGGATCTGGAACGACTTTCTGTGGCCGCTGATCTTCACCCAGTCGGATAGCAGCCGGACGATCATGGTGGGTCTGATCTCGCTCAAAGGGCAATACTCGGTGGCCTGGGGCGTCCAGGGGGCGATGTCCGTCATTGCCAGCATCCCTACCCTGTTCATCTTCATCTTCTTCCAGCGCTACTTCATCAGCGGCCTGACCCTCGGCGCGGTCAAAGGGTAA
- a CDS encoding extracellular solute-binding protein codes for MKRLSVLLVAVLLIASVFPALAQEGESFVTVMHYFTGTLGRESLNQIFQEFQHETGITIFDNPIGHEDFKTTILVMAAGGDLPDLFSYWAGARVQFVVDSGALAPIDELWNANNLDEVVPASIAQGATLYNGARYLIPFGYHYAGFFYNPAVMEAAGITEFPATWDEFKAMCDTLLASGVTPIALGSMNRWPAQFWFDYLLLRTAGPEYRAALMAGEASYTDPQVVRVMELWKELVDKGYFVPDANAYDWTDAADQVANGEAAMTLMGTWITGYWNGQGLEPVTNYDFFPFPTIDEGVPNAVVGPVDGFVMSANAAHPISAQKLLLYLLTNTDAQAIWAVGQGALSPNVNVDPSIYNDVMSRAADTVAAADTFAFNYDLATTPPMAEGGLDLFAKFMNDPAGYQTYLEETQAVAVQVFGGS; via the coding sequence ATGAAACGCCTTTCTGTCCTGTTGGTCGCAGTGCTCCTGATCGCCAGTGTCTTCCCGGCGCTGGCCCAGGAGGGCGAGAGTTTCGTCACGGTGATGCATTACTTCACCGGTACGCTGGGCCGCGAGTCGCTCAACCAGATCTTCCAGGAGTTCCAGCACGAGACCGGCATCACGATCTTCGATAACCCGATCGGTCACGAGGACTTCAAGACAACCATCCTGGTGATGGCGGCTGGAGGTGACCTGCCTGACCTGTTCTCCTACTGGGCGGGCGCGCGCGTGCAGTTCGTGGTGGACAGCGGCGCGCTGGCCCCGATCGATGAGCTGTGGAACGCCAATAACCTGGATGAGGTCGTCCCGGCCTCCATTGCCCAGGGCGCCACGCTCTACAACGGAGCGCGTTACCTGATCCCCTTCGGCTATCACTATGCCGGGTTCTTCTACAATCCGGCGGTGATGGAAGCAGCGGGCATCACCGAATTCCCGGCTACCTGGGATGAGTTCAAGGCCATGTGCGATACCCTGCTGGCCTCCGGCGTTACCCCTATCGCGCTCGGTTCGATGAACCGTTGGCCAGCTCAGTTCTGGTTTGACTACCTGCTCCTGCGCACCGCTGGGCCGGAATACCGCGCTGCCCTGATGGCCGGCGAAGCCTCCTACACCGATCCGCAGGTTGTGCGTGTCATGGAGTTGTGGAAGGAACTGGTCGACAAGGGCTACTTCGTTCCCGACGCCAATGCCTATGACTGGACGGATGCCGCCGATCAGGTGGCCAACGGCGAAGCGGCCATGACCCTGATGGGCACCTGGATCACCGGTTACTGGAATGGGCAGGGGCTGGAACCGGTCACCAACTATGACTTCTTCCCCTTCCCGACCATCGATGAGGGTGTGCCCAACGCGGTGGTTGGCCCGGTGGATGGCTTTGTGATGTCCGCCAACGCCGCCCACCCGATCAGCGCCCAGAAGCTGCTGCTCTACCTGCTGACCAACACCGACGCGCAGGCCATCTGGGCTGTAGGCCAGGGCGCCCTGTCGCCGAACGTCAACGTTGATCCCTCGATCTACAATGATGTGATGAGCCGCGCTGCCGATACCGTGGCCGCCGCGGATACCTTTGCCTTCAACTACGACCTGGCGACCACCCCACCAATGGCGGAAGGCGGGCTGGACCTGTTCGCCAAGTTCATGAACGATCCGGCTGGCTACCAGACCTACCTGGAGGAAACCCAGGCGGTCGCCGTCCAGGTCTTCGGCGGCAGCTAA
- a CDS encoding LacI family DNA-binding transcriptional regulator: protein MSSKATLKDVARRAGVSYQTVSKVLRNQMRVSPEVRERIYAAVEELGYRPNVIARNLRAKSSHLIGYSWQPDRQGYFNPILEEFEQSIVCAAEEYGYHILLFPQGEGAEQEETYRDLVITGRVDGFILSGIEYNDPRIPILQKLQVPLVAFGRTQSEPPSAYVDVDGGIGVQQAVEHLLAQGHRRIAALAWPEYSRVGNERLAGYFQAMATAGLPVDPAWIVRGESDYNFGYMAMQQFLALPPAQRPTAVVTMLDLIAIGAMRAIEERGMTVGRDIAVIGFDDTPVARYLKPALTSISQPAWEVGQHVVRLLVSQLSGETTGCQQLLLPSKLVIRESSLGYQPAEQERAHV from the coding sequence ATGTCCAGCAAAGCTACCCTCAAAGACGTCGCCCGGCGCGCGGGGGTCAGCTACCAGACAGTCTCCAAAGTCCTCCGCAACCAGATGCGGGTCTCACCCGAAGTGCGTGAACGCATCTATGCAGCTGTTGAAGAGCTGGGCTATCGCCCCAACGTCATCGCCCGTAATCTTCGGGCCAAGTCTAGCCATCTGATCGGCTACTCCTGGCAACCAGATCGCCAGGGCTATTTCAACCCGATCCTGGAAGAATTCGAGCAGAGCATCGTCTGTGCAGCCGAAGAATACGGCTACCACATTTTGCTCTTTCCTCAGGGCGAAGGGGCCGAGCAGGAAGAAACTTACCGCGATCTGGTTATCACCGGCCGCGTCGATGGGTTCATTCTCTCCGGCATCGAATACAACGATCCCCGCATCCCTATCCTGCAGAAGCTTCAGGTGCCGCTCGTGGCTTTTGGCCGTACCCAGAGCGAACCTCCCAGTGCCTACGTCGATGTTGATGGCGGTATTGGCGTCCAACAGGCTGTCGAGCATCTGCTCGCCCAGGGCCACAGGCGCATCGCCGCCCTGGCCTGGCCAGAGTATTCCCGCGTCGGGAATGAGCGTCTGGCCGGGTACTTCCAGGCCATGGCAACCGCCGGCCTACCGGTTGACCCGGCGTGGATCGTGCGCGGTGAGAGCGATTACAACTTTGGCTACATGGCGATGCAGCAATTCCTGGCCCTGCCCCCCGCCCAGCGCCCTACCGCTGTCGTCACCATGCTGGACCTGATCGCCATCGGGGCCATGCGTGCCATCGAAGAACGCGGCATGACGGTTGGCCGGGATATCGCCGTGATCGGGTTTGATGACACGCCAGTGGCCCGTTACCTGAAGCCTGCCCTGACATCGATCAGCCAGCCGGCCTGGGAGGTCGGCCAGCATGTTGTGCGGCTGCTGGTCAGCCAGCTGAGCGGCGAAACGACCGGCTGCCAGCAACTTCTATTGCCCTCAAAACTCGTGATCCGGGAATCCAGCCTGGGCTACCAGCCCGCCGAGCAGGAAAGAGCGCATGTCTGA
- a CDS encoding glycoside hydrolase family 65 protein, whose product MPCLALGPEERFAELQRRFGLIARRDDLRDVRLAELEAAARPDSTWAVVQASFEPERQHHMETVFTNGNGYFCSRGSFEEGYPGDHPLTLAHGIFDDMPISFTELASLPNWLDLTLIVDGEPFRLDQGQLLHFRRLLDLRRGMLRREVRWQSPGGVVLDLTFERFASYAHEHVGALRVLVTAVNRPCQIGVQAGINGHVANGDLLHWRHLDQGQTADGAVWMHSCTRHSGLHLGTAALITASGNGTPEPRQCPGHPGVVLESPLDRHQTLQIDKLVSYTASCDPVEQAADVVGRALAALQGLDYDMLRATQVAAWDALWTDCDVIIEGDDQAQLAIRFYLYQLLIAAPQHNDRVSIGAKTLSGLGYRGHVFWDTEIFILPFFIHTRPALARNMLMYRYHTLPGARRKAAANGFSGAQYAWESAATGDEVTPTWVPSFDGKELVRIWTGDIEIHITADVAYAILQYWSATGDDAFMRDYGAEIVLDTARFWGDRAEPEEENGRRRYALRNVIGPDEYHDHVDNNVYTNRMAQWHLQTALKVLAWLEAHYPDRARVLREQLDLTETRLAHWRDVIDHIIINYDPETGLMVQFDGFFERQYIDPQVIASTDRSMQVVLGIEGANASQVLKQADVIMLLCLFRDDYDHKTWRKNWDTYMPITDHQYGSSLGPSFHAWAACEIGEPEEAYKHFMLAAQADLYDVRGNAGDGIHAASAGGLWQAAVFGFAGLRFGPAGPSLRPRFPGHWRRMAFRYYYRGERHSVDICREGGAYKVISQ is encoded by the coding sequence ATGCCCTGCCTGGCGCTCGGCCCTGAGGAACGTTTCGCCGAGTTGCAGCGCCGGTTCGGGCTGATCGCCCGGCGCGATGACCTGCGGGATGTTCGCCTTGCCGAACTGGAGGCCGCCGCCCGCCCGGACAGCACATGGGCCGTCGTCCAGGCGAGCTTTGAGCCGGAACGCCAGCACCACATGGAAACTGTCTTCACCAACGGCAACGGCTACTTTTGCAGTCGCGGCAGCTTCGAGGAGGGCTATCCGGGCGACCACCCGCTCACGCTGGCCCATGGCATCTTTGACGATATGCCGATCTCCTTCACTGAACTGGCCAGCCTGCCAAACTGGCTTGATCTCACGCTGATCGTCGATGGCGAACCGTTCCGCCTGGATCAGGGGCAGCTGCTGCACTTCCGGCGCCTGCTCGATCTGCGCAGGGGGATGCTGCGACGCGAGGTGCGCTGGCAGTCGCCGGGCGGTGTCGTGCTTGACCTGACTTTCGAGCGTTTTGCCAGTTACGCCCATGAGCACGTCGGCGCGTTGCGCGTGCTGGTCACTGCCGTCAACCGACCCTGCCAGATCGGAGTCCAGGCAGGCATCAACGGCCATGTCGCCAATGGCGACCTCTTGCACTGGCGGCATCTTGACCAGGGCCAGACAGCCGATGGCGCGGTCTGGATGCACAGTTGTACCCGGCACAGCGGTCTTCATCTGGGAACTGCAGCACTAATCACGGCGTCCGGAAATGGGACGCCGGAACCGCGCCAGTGCCCCGGCCACCCCGGCGTCGTCCTCGAAAGCCCGCTGGATAGGCATCAGACCCTGCAGATCGATAAGTTGGTGAGCTACACCGCCAGCTGCGATCCGGTTGAACAGGCTGCCGATGTGGTTGGCCGCGCTCTGGCGGCGCTGCAGGGCCTGGACTACGACATGCTGCGGGCGACACAGGTTGCCGCCTGGGACGCGCTGTGGACAGATTGCGATGTGATTATCGAAGGTGATGACCAGGCGCAACTGGCGATCCGCTTCTACCTGTACCAGTTACTCATCGCCGCCCCTCAGCATAATGACCGGGTCAGCATCGGCGCCAAGACGCTCAGCGGGTTGGGTTACCGGGGCCATGTCTTCTGGGATACTGAGATCTTTATCCTGCCATTTTTCATCCACACACGGCCCGCGCTGGCACGCAATATGCTGATGTACCGCTACCATACCCTGCCCGGCGCCCGGCGGAAGGCCGCCGCTAATGGATTCAGCGGGGCGCAATACGCCTGGGAGAGCGCGGCCACCGGCGACGAAGTCACCCCAACCTGGGTCCCCAGTTTTGACGGCAAGGAGCTGGTGCGCATCTGGACGGGCGATATTGAAATCCACATCACTGCTGATGTTGCTTACGCGATTCTGCAGTACTGGTCGGCCACCGGCGATGACGCCTTCATGCGCGACTATGGCGCGGAGATTGTGCTGGATACGGCGCGCTTCTGGGGCGACCGTGCCGAACCGGAGGAGGAAAATGGCCGCCGGCGCTATGCGCTCCGTAATGTCATCGGCCCCGACGAATACCACGACCACGTGGACAACAACGTCTACACCAACCGGATGGCCCAGTGGCATCTGCAAACGGCGCTGAAAGTACTGGCCTGGCTGGAGGCCCACTACCCTGACCGGGCGCGGGTACTGCGCGAGCAACTTGACCTGACCGAAACGCGTCTGGCGCACTGGCGGGACGTGATCGACCACATCATCATCAACTACGATCCTGAGACGGGCTTGATGGTACAGTTTGACGGTTTCTTCGAACGGCAATACATCGACCCGCAGGTGATCGCCAGCACCGATCGGTCAATGCAGGTGGTGCTGGGTATCGAAGGAGCTAATGCCAGCCAGGTGCTCAAGCAGGCCGACGTGATCATGCTGCTGTGCCTGTTCCGGGATGACTACGATCACAAGACCTGGCGTAAGAACTGGGACACCTACATGCCCATCACCGATCACCAGTACGGTTCCTCGCTGGGGCCGAGCTTCCATGCCTGGGCAGCCTGTGAGATAGGCGAACCGGAGGAAGCCTACAAGCATTTCATGCTGGCCGCTCAGGCGGATCTGTACGACGTCCGTGGCAACGCGGGTGATGGCATTCACGCCGCCTCTGCGGGCGGCCTCTGGCAGGCTGCTGTCTTCGGGTTTGCTGGCCTGCGATTCGGGCCGGCTGGCCCGTCGCTGAGGCCCCGCTTCCCCGGCCACTGGCGACGCATGGCCTTCCGCTACTACTACCGTGGAGAACGCCACTCTGTGGATATCTGTCGTGAAGGAGGCGCCTATAAGGTCATTTCGCAGTAA
- a CDS encoding sugar ABC transporter substrate-binding protein, translating to MATQKKLLIALTIVLTFMSLMANGAIFQLPVADAQGSGTIRVTTWDSGNALEPFTNAIAAFEAEYPDINVELEPIPQEYGTKLLAQIAAGTAPDIFQVGDGDVARFAREGMMEPLDSWIENDPDFSMDVFFPGVASFGQVGGVTYLLTKDYSPLVLYYNKDHFDAAGLEYPNPDWTWDDLLNAAKALTTADRWGLMIPAHWGDWLWTRGILPLLAQNGTHLLSEDGLTVEGILNSEATVEAIQWYVDLFKVHKVAPTRQDVESFAGADLFANGVVSMVWTGRWPLKDWRVIDGFNFGTMGLPAGPAGEGNTLCWAGFAINAASQNKEAAWTFLKYIAAGDGAKEFANYAFTAVQPIAEAQGLTEDEYDGPIIAYLENVAPIPEALSPYAGECVVTPFQQHLEKIFLEDMPVQEALDAAAAEAQACLDGYNQ from the coding sequence ATGGCCACTCAGAAGAAACTGCTGATCGCCCTGACCATCGTCCTCACGTTCATGAGCTTGATGGCAAACGGCGCGATTTTCCAGCTGCCCGTGGCGGACGCTCAGGGATCAGGCACGATCCGCGTGACCACCTGGGACAGCGGCAACGCGCTGGAACCGTTCACCAATGCCATCGCCGCGTTTGAGGCGGAGTATCCGGACATCAATGTTGAGCTGGAGCCGATTCCGCAGGAATATGGCACCAAGCTGTTGGCTCAGATCGCGGCGGGCACGGCCCCTGACATCTTCCAGGTCGGTGACGGCGATGTGGCCCGCTTCGCCCGCGAAGGCATGATGGAGCCGCTCGATTCCTGGATCGAGAACGATCCGGACTTCAGCATGGATGTGTTCTTCCCCGGCGTAGCCTCCTTTGGCCAGGTGGGCGGCGTGACCTACCTGCTGACCAAGGACTACAGCCCGCTGGTGCTCTACTACAACAAGGACCACTTCGATGCGGCAGGGCTGGAATACCCCAATCCGGACTGGACATGGGATGACCTGCTGAACGCGGCCAAGGCCCTCACCACGGCAGACCGCTGGGGCCTGATGATCCCGGCGCACTGGGGTGACTGGCTGTGGACGCGCGGTATCCTGCCGCTGCTGGCTCAGAACGGCACCCACCTGCTGAGCGAAGACGGCCTGACCGTTGAAGGCATCCTGAACAGTGAAGCTACTGTCGAAGCGATTCAGTGGTATGTGGACCTGTTCAAGGTGCACAAAGTTGCGCCCACCCGCCAGGATGTGGAATCCTTCGCTGGCGCTGACCTCTTTGCCAATGGCGTCGTCTCAATGGTGTGGACGGGCCGCTGGCCGCTGAAGGACTGGCGCGTCATTGACGGCTTCAACTTCGGCACGATGGGCCTGCCCGCCGGTCCTGCCGGCGAGGGCAACACCCTCTGCTGGGCTGGTTTCGCCATCAACGCCGCCAGCCAGAACAAGGAAGCCGCCTGGACCTTCCTGAAGTACATCGCCGCTGGCGATGGCGCCAAGGAGTTCGCCAACTACGCCTTCACGGCTGTCCAGCCGATCGCTGAAGCACAGGGCCTGACCGAAGACGAGTATGATGGCCCGATCATCGCCTACCTGGAGAACGTTGCCCCCATCCCCGAAGCGCTGTCGCCTTACGCCGGGGAGTGCGTGGTGACTCCTTTCCAGCAGCACCTTGAGAAGATCTTCC